A DNA window from Chryseobacterium sp. MEBOG06 contains the following coding sequences:
- a CDS encoding response regulator transcription factor, whose translation MKVLIVEDNSRVSSLLKRGLESQEYQVYISEDAEDAIVLLNKITFDLAITDIMLPKMNGIDLCKLIKQNYPDLPIIMLTALGTIDEKIEGFDAGADDYMVKPFEIRELFVRIKAILQRRSNKNKEAYLTELEYHDLRIDKKFNRVFRSGAEIELTPKEFKLLVFLVSNAERILTREEIAENVWGNHFDTGTNYIDVYIAYLRKKIDKNFDQKLIHTKPGVGFIFTSQL comes from the coding sequence ATGAAAGTTTTAATAGTAGAAGATAATTCACGGGTTTCAAGTCTCTTAAAGAGAGGACTGGAAAGTCAGGAATATCAGGTTTATATTTCCGAAGATGCAGAAGACGCCATTGTTTTGTTGAATAAAATAACATTCGACCTGGCTATTACGGACATCATGCTTCCTAAAATGAATGGGATAGATCTCTGTAAACTGATTAAGCAAAATTACCCTGACTTACCCATTATTATGTTGACCGCTTTGGGAACAATTGATGAAAAAATTGAAGGATTTGATGCCGGAGCAGATGATTATATGGTAAAACCATTCGAAATAAGAGAGCTCTTTGTGAGAATAAAGGCTATTCTCCAGAGAAGGTCTAATAAAAATAAAGAAGCCTATCTGACGGAGCTGGAATATCATGATCTGAGAATTGACAAAAAATTCAACAGGGTTTTCAGGAGCGGAGCAGAGATTGAACTCACCCCCAAAGAGTTTAAGCTTTTGGTATTTCTGGTGAGCAACGCGGAAAGGATTCTTACCCGGGAGGAAATTGCTGAAAATGTCTGGGGAAATCATTTTGACACGGGAACCAATTATATAGATGTTTATATTGCCTATCTGCGAAAAAAAATTGATAAGAATTTTGACCAGAAACTTATTCATACCAAGCCGGGGGTAGGATTTATTTTCACTTCACAATTATGA
- a CDS encoding DUF445 domain-containing protein produces MNDEAKRKQLRKYKAFATGLFVLMAIIFIVTTILQKSNNSHWIGYVRAFAEAAMVGALADWFAVTALFRHPLGLPIPHTNLIENSKQRLGDNLGSFVVGNFLSPQNIRPYIQKLKVSNFVGEWLGKEKSQDILIKNLSDIVLDILNKLDDSTVSQFISKKVAEMTDDIKLNKVVGNGIGYILEKNDHQRIITNLSKQIKEYIIENDEMIKDRVKKGSYTFIPSFVDNKIADKIAEGLSDFFKEVEEDPEHKVRELITQKIHEFSVDLKEDPKWEDEFKTIKNGFLKNDKLDEYSNDIWVSIKKTLMKELQEDHSALKNYLSKNLNEFAQNLKTDEKLQNKIDHWVRVTAYKYILKNTHQFGNLISTTVGNWQGKELSEKLELEVGKDLQFIRVNGTLVGGLVGLIIYTVSHFFL; encoded by the coding sequence ATGAATGACGAAGCAAAAAGAAAACAGCTCAGAAAATATAAAGCATTTGCTACAGGATTATTTGTTCTGATGGCCATTATTTTTATAGTGACCACTATTCTACAGAAGTCTAATAATTCTCATTGGATAGGCTATGTTCGGGCTTTTGCAGAAGCAGCTATGGTAGGTGCATTAGCAGACTGGTTTGCAGTAACCGCCCTATTCCGTCATCCCCTTGGCCTTCCGATCCCTCATACGAATCTGATTGAAAACAGCAAACAGAGATTAGGTGATAATCTTGGCAGTTTTGTAGTGGGCAACTTTCTTTCTCCTCAAAATATACGGCCCTACATTCAGAAGCTTAAGGTTTCCAACTTTGTGGGAGAATGGCTGGGTAAAGAGAAAAGTCAGGATATTTTGATTAAAAACCTTTCTGATATCGTTCTCGACATTCTCAATAAGCTGGACGACTCTACAGTAAGCCAGTTTATCAGCAAAAAAGTAGCTGAAATGACGGATGACATCAAGCTTAATAAAGTGGTAGGAAACGGAATTGGTTATATTCTGGAAAAGAACGACCATCAGAGGATCATTACCAATCTTTCCAAGCAGATCAAAGAATATATCATTGAAAATGATGAGATGATCAAGGACCGTGTAAAGAAGGGCAGTTACACGTTTATCCCTTCATTTGTAGATAACAAAATTGCAGATAAGATTGCAGAAGGTCTTTCTGATTTTTTCAAGGAGGTAGAAGAAGATCCGGAGCATAAAGTAAGAGAACTTATCACACAAAAAATTCATGAATTCTCTGTTGATCTGAAAGAAGATCCAAAATGGGAAGATGAGTTTAAAACCATCAAGAACGGATTTTTAAAAAATGACAAGCTGGACGAGTATTCCAATGACATCTGGGTTTCTATAAAAAAAACACTGATGAAAGAACTTCAGGAAGATCATTCGGCACTGAAAAATTATCTTTCCAAGAACCTGAATGAGTTTGCTCAAAATTTAAAGACCGATGAAAAACTTCAGAATAAAATAGATCATTGGGTTCGGGTAACCGCCTATAAATATATTCTTAAAAATACTCATCAGTTCGGGAATCTCATCAGTACCACTGTAGGAAACTGGCAGGGAAAAGAGCTGAGTGAAAAGCTGGAGCTGGAAGTAGGAAAAGATCTTCAGTTCATCCGGGTCAACGGAACCCTTGTAGGAGGTTTAGTAGGACTTATTATCTATACTGTTTCCCATTTTTTCCTTTGA
- a CDS encoding ATP-binding protein encodes MKIATRTALIYAVLTAGILFLFAYVLYFVSEKNREDEFNDRLGYKVIWRSEFIFDARINDEKIRELHQRNQKLLNEADISVYNSNKELTFTDIPPSKSNEKYLDKMIRSNKNKIFWQQGDRQYIALQFESNGEKFYIIGSAEDVTGKAHIAEFKKDIIIIYISCIVLIFIIGFLFSYYTLKPLKDIIVQIRDISEHNLDQRLDIPKAKDEIYELTETFNSTFNRLEKSFNSHKQFVTTLSHEFRTPLSTLIAELELAKELNVTLDDYKLSIDNALQDANDASELSSALLDFARASYDVSQISLVKVRLDEILAEAKLALLQKNINYKIGINYVGNTTDEDENNYDFHGNPYLLQVAFSNLMENACKYSRDKSCHVEIETNAQFIKIKFIDYGIGISEKDLSNIFDLFYRGANKNFEKGNGIGLSIVKRIVEIHEGKISVHSEISKGSLFTIEFSSKK; translated from the coding sequence ATGAAAATAGCAACCAGAACTGCATTGATCTACGCTGTACTTACAGCAGGCATCCTTTTTTTGTTTGCCTACGTTCTTTATTTTGTATCCGAAAAAAACCGGGAAGATGAGTTTAATGACCGTCTTGGATATAAAGTCATCTGGCGTTCGGAATTTATTTTTGATGCCCGAATCAACGATGAAAAAATCCGTGAGCTTCATCAGCGTAATCAGAAACTGCTGAATGAGGCAGATATCAGCGTTTATAACAGTAATAAAGAACTTACATTCACAGATATTCCCCCTTCAAAAAGCAATGAAAAGTATCTGGATAAAATGATCAGATCCAATAAAAACAAAATATTCTGGCAGCAGGGCGACCGTCAGTATATTGCTCTTCAGTTTGAATCAAACGGAGAGAAGTTTTACATCATAGGAAGTGCAGAGGATGTAACCGGAAAGGCTCATATTGCAGAGTTTAAAAAAGACATCATCATCATTTATATCAGTTGTATTGTTCTTATTTTTATTATTGGATTTCTGTTCTCCTATTATACCTTAAAACCATTAAAAGATATCATTGTTCAGATCCGTGATATCTCAGAACATAATTTGGATCAGCGACTGGATATTCCAAAAGCTAAGGATGAAATTTATGAACTGACTGAAACCTTCAATTCTACATTCAACAGACTTGAAAAATCTTTTAACAGCCATAAACAGTTTGTGACAACACTTTCTCACGAATTCAGAACTCCGCTCTCCACTTTAATTGCAGAACTTGAACTGGCCAAAGAACTGAATGTAACTCTGGATGATTACAAGCTTTCCATTGACAATGCTTTACAGGATGCCAATGATGCATCTGAGCTTTCATCAGCCCTTCTGGATTTTGCGCGGGCCAGCTATGATGTCTCACAAATCAGTCTTGTCAAGGTTCGTTTGGATGAAATTTTGGCAGAAGCCAAGCTAGCACTGCTTCAGAAAAATATAAATTATAAAATCGGAATCAATTATGTAGGGAATACTACGGATGAGGATGAGAACAATTATGACTTCCATGGAAATCCGTATCTCCTGCAGGTTGCTTTTTCTAATCTTATGGAAAATGCCTGCAAATATTCACGGGATAAAAGCTGTCATGTAGAAATAGAAACCAATGCTCAGTTTATAAAGATCAAGTTTATAGATTATGGGATTGGGATTTCGGAGAAAGACCTTTCCAATATTTTCGACCTCTTTTACCGGGGGGCTAATAAAAACTTTGAAAAAGGAAATGGTATAGGTCTTTCTATTGTAAAAAGAATTGTAGAAATTCATGAAGGAAAGATTTCCGTGCATTCAGAAATTTCAAAAGGGAGCTTATTTACTATAGAATTTTCTTCTAAAAAATAA
- a CDS encoding murein L,D-transpeptidase catalytic domain family protein — protein sequence MKGFYSVIGLVYMVTTSFYLSPRTVVKNENFKTKTEKVAVADDTKSEKSAGAVSSSEALYQSIAFDPEHELNFEVFSKALTGFENLKKAGLLNQDSHLLTICDFSMSSNMKRLWIIDLEDKKVLFNSLVAHGKNTGEEFATNFSNRESSLQSSLGFYITDATYQGDNGYSLKLLGMDKGFNDAAYRRAIVLHGANYVSDDFAAMHKRIGRSWGCPAVPKELTQPIINTIKGRNCLFIYYPDQNYLSSSEWLKA from the coding sequence ATGAAAGGATTTTATAGCGTAATAGGCCTTGTTTACATGGTTACGACTTCATTCTATCTTTCTCCAAGAACGGTGGTAAAGAATGAAAATTTCAAAACAAAAACTGAAAAAGTAGCTGTAGCTGACGACACGAAATCTGAGAAGAGCGCAGGAGCTGTATCTTCATCAGAAGCATTGTACCAATCAATTGCCTTTGACCCGGAGCATGAATTGAATTTTGAAGTGTTCTCAAAAGCATTGACGGGTTTCGAAAATTTAAAAAAAGCAGGATTACTTAACCAGGATTCGCATTTATTGACTATCTGCGATTTTTCTATGTCTTCGAATATGAAAAGACTTTGGATAATTGATCTTGAAGATAAAAAAGTTCTGTTCAACTCATTGGTTGCTCACGGTAAAAATACAGGCGAAGAATTTGCGACGAATTTTTCTAACAGGGAAAGTTCGTTACAGAGCAGCTTAGGATTTTATATCACAGATGCAACCTATCAGGGAGACAACGGATATTCTTTGAAACTGTTGGGAATGGATAAAGGATTTAATGATGCTGCATACAGAAGGGCAATAGTCCTGCATGGAGCCAACTATGTAAGCGATGATTTTGCCGCCATGCACAAAAGAATCGGAAGAAGCTGGGGATGTCCTGCGGTACCAAAAGAACTTACGCAGCCCATTATCAATACAATTAAAGGAAGAAACTGTCTGTTCATTTATTATCCTGATCAGAATTATCTTTCCTCCTCGGAATGGCTAAAAGCATAA
- the msrB gene encoding peptide-methionine (R)-S-oxide reductase MsrB, which translates to MENTEAKNNPYYSRTDTAKLDIPNEEWKKILAPDLYAIAREAATERAFTGKYNEYDEVGDYYCAVCGNHLFRSTSKFASSCGWPSFFEADKDGVYYKRDQAYGMERVEVLCKRCDSHLGHVFDDGPKPTGLRYCMNSVSLEFISDSQK; encoded by the coding sequence ATGGAAAATACAGAAGCAAAAAACAATCCATACTATTCCAGAACAGATACAGCCAAGCTGGATATCCCTAATGAAGAATGGAAAAAGATCCTGGCTCCGGACCTGTACGCCATTGCCCGAGAAGCTGCCACAGAAAGGGCTTTTACCGGAAAATATAATGAATATGATGAGGTAGGAGACTATTATTGTGCCGTTTGTGGAAACCACCTGTTCCGTTCAACGTCAAAATTTGCAAGCAGCTGTGGATGGCCGAGTTTCTTTGAAGCCGATAAAGACGGTGTGTATTATAAAAGAGATCAGGCTTATGGAATGGAGAGGGTAGAAGTGCTTTGTAAGCGATGTGATTCTCATCTGGGACACGTTTTTGATGATGGCCCGAAACCTACAGGATTGAGATATTGTATGAATTCTGTGAGCCTGGAATTTATTTCTGATTCTCAGAAATAG
- a CDS encoding Dabb family protein: protein MERRKFLFRSVQASALLLVSGNMLASALPMFNPIKKKKMYFHYLLFWLRKDLSESEVKEFENFFEGLKKLPYQKNLRYGKPAASTPRSVLDSTFTYNASMEFESLEELEAYGKLPEHLALVQKYKPFFDRMLVYDTVYN from the coding sequence ATGGAAAGAAGAAAATTTTTATTCCGATCCGTTCAGGCTTCTGCCTTGCTTTTGGTTTCGGGAAATATGCTGGCCTCTGCTTTACCCATGTTTAACCCTATAAAAAAGAAAAAAATGTACTTCCATTATTTATTGTTCTGGCTGAGAAAAGATCTTTCTGAATCAGAAGTAAAAGAATTTGAGAATTTTTTTGAAGGCCTTAAAAAACTTCCTTACCAAAAAAATCTTCGCTACGGAAAACCAGCAGCATCCACTCCGAGAAGTGTTTTAGACAGCACATTTACCTACAATGCCTCTATGGAATTTGAGAGTCTGGAAGAACTGGAAGCCTACGGAAAACTTCCCGAGCATCTGGCACTGGTTCAGAAATATAAACCATTCTTTGACAGAATGTTGGTTTATGATACTGTATATAATTAA